GCATGGACGAATCCATGAAAGAGAAAAAGACCCATGACCCCATTAAGAACGAGGCCGACAACGGCCTGAAAAACGATGCCTACACCCTGGCCATGGCCCGCACCTCTGATCCGGATTCGGCCACGGCCCAGTTTTTCATCAATGTGTCGGACAACGATTTTCTGAATCACAAGGGCAAGACCCCCCAGGGTTGGGGCTATGCCGTGTTCGGCAAGGTCGTCGAGGGCCAGGATGTGGTGGACGCCATCAAAAAGGTTCCCACCATGACCAAGGGCTTCCACGAGAACGTGCCGGTCATGCCGGTGAAGATCATCAAGGCCGTGGTGGTCGAAAAATAGTTTCCGTTTTTCGCCGTACGGAAAGCGCCCCGGGATGATCGTCCCGGGGCGCTTTTTTCGTTTTTCAGGGAAGGGTTGTCACTTCGTGCAATGGTCCTTGCACAAGGCGAGGGCGTGATGCTAGGCAACTGTGGAAAGGGGAGTATTTCCGCCGCAGTCAAACAAACGAGGAGAGAGCCGCATGTTTCCGTCCGCGTCGTGGCCAAAAGGAGTGCGTCCGTCGGCCCTGGCCATGCGACTGCTGGTGCTCCTGGTCCTTTTCGTCCTGCCGGGCCTTGGCCACGCCTACGTCATCACGCCCGAATACCAGGCCGCCGTAAGCGACGCCCAAACCCTGACCCCGGCCAAGATTTCCAAGGATCTGGTGGCGGTGAGCCAGTACAACGACAACCTGAATCTGGTTTGGGAAGGTGTGCCCGGCAGTTCGCGGGTGCTCATGGTCTGCTGGACCAACGGCCAGTACTATCGGCCCTACATCGGCCAGGCCTATACCCTGGACGTGTTCCGCAACCTGTGGGTCACGGCCTCGCCGGAGCTTGCGAACTGGCTGTCGGGCCATTTAGCCGAGGCCACGGTCAGCCGGGTGGAGGAACTCCTGGGCCTGCCTCAGGAGTATGGCCAGACAGATTTCGTGGAGATGTGGGTGAACCTCGAAGACCTGTTTCGGCCCAGCGCCGACCCTGAGATCACCGACCACGAGGCCGAACTCGAATTGCGGGCCAATCCGCTCATACCGTACAGCACGACCGTGACCATCACCGAGAAGGTGGGCGGCGTGCCCGTGGCCTACACCTTCCCGGACTGGTACGCCACCCGCCGGGCCACCATCTACACCGCCACCCCGCCCTTTCCCTGGACCGCCCTGGGCTACACCTACGATTATGGCAACCCCGCGACTACGGTAGGGCTTTCGGAATTCGTCATTCGCGGCGGTTCGACGGTCACGGTCAAGTCCGTGACCCCCAACGCCGAGTTCCTGCATCCAGGCAGCGGCAGTACGGCGGCCACGGGCATCCTGCTGCAAAACGCCGACTGACGCGGGGCCTGACGCGGCGAGGCGACGCCCAATGGGGGCGGGCTGCGTCCGGTGGCGTGGCGGACACGGGCCGCCAGGGGCATTCGTACGCCTTCCATCCACTTCGAGACCACGTTCCGCCCTGACGCGGGATGTGCGGCACGGGAGTTCAGGCATGAAGAAAGAAACGCTTCTGTTTATCGATATCCAAAACGACTATTTTCCCGGCGGGGCCTTCGAGCTGGACGGCGCCGAGGCTGCCGGGCGCAATGCCCGCCTGCTCCTGGACCGTTTTCGTGAGGCGGGGCGGCCGGTGGTCCACATCCGGCACGAGTCCCTGCAGCCGGGATCGACGTTTTTTCTGCCCGGCACACCTGGCGCGGATATCCACCCCCTGGTCGCGCCGCTGCCCGGCGAACCTGTGATCCTGAAACACTTTCCGAATTCCTTCCGGGAGACCGGGCTTCAGATGGAGCTGGACCGGCTGGGGACGCGGCGTCTGGCCGTGGCCGGGATGATGACGCTGATGTGCGTGGACGCTACAGTCCGGGCAGCCTTCGACCTGGGCTATGAACTGGACGTCGTCCATGACGCCTGCGCGGCCCGGGCCCTGCGTTTCGGGGATATGGACATCCCGGCCCAGGGTGTGCACGGAGCGTTTCTGGCCGCCCTGGGGCTGGTCTACGCCCGGATCCTGTCCACCCGGGAGTTCCTGGGCCAGGATGTCCCCCGGGCCTGAGAATTCGGGCCAGGGGAGGCGGGCGGGAGGCTTCCCGGCGCGTGACGTGACGCCCGACAAGCCGATCCCGCGTCCGCCCATCCCGGGATCATTTTTTGGAGTAGGTGATAAGCGACACCACCGCGCCCTGGGGGTCGGCGATGACGCAGAAGCGGCCCACGCCCGCGATGTCCGTGGGCGGGACGCAGACGTGCCCGCCGAGTTCGGCGGCCTTTTGGGCTGCGGCGTCCACGTCGTCCACGGTCACGTAGGCGCCCCAGTTGGGGGGCATGCCCTCCGGAGCGCCGGGGGGGATGCCCATGATGCCGCCCACGGGCGTCTCCCCCACCTTGATAAGGGTATAGTGCGTGTGCCCCATGGGCGCTTCTTCCAGGGTCCAGCCCAGGAGGGCGGCGTAGAAGGCCTTGGCTTTCGCGGGATCGGTGGTCATCAGCTCGTTCCAACTGAAGGCGCCGTGGGTCGTGTAGGCGTCGGACATGGTTCACCTCGTGGTGTCTTGTGATTGGCCCGCCCGGAAGGGGAGCAGGCCAACATGATGTACGGCCTGGGGCGATGTTTGACAACCCGGCCGGGGTGCCGGACGGTGGCCGCATCCGGCCGGTATTCCCGTCGGGCGCGGAACGGTTGCGGGAGAGGGGCGGGCGCACACGAAAAAAAAAGCCCCTGCGCGAGGCAGGGGCTTTGGCGTCACGAAGCGTGGAAGAAACTACTTCTGGGCCACGTGGCAGATGTTGTTGGAGCACGGGGACAGCTTCAGGACTTCCTTGCCGTGTTCTTTGCGCTCCTGGTTCATCTTCATGTGGCAGCCCAGGCAGCTGTAGGCGGCGTCCTTGCTGTGGTAGGCCTTGAAATAGGACATGGTGTCCTGACGCGAATCCATCACGTCATGACAGCCGTCGGAGTTGCAGGATTCCACCGGACCCTTGCCGTCCCACATGTGATGACAGTCGGCGCAGGCCAGGGTGGCGTGCTGGCCGTGGGAGAAGGTGACGGCGGGCAGTTTGGTGGCGACGACGCCCGAGGGCCGCTTGAAGGTGAGTTCGAGCGGAAAACAGATGGTGGATTTGGCCTCGACGAATTTGCTGAATCCGGCGTTTTCCGAAAACGCCATCGGCGCGAGGGCCAGGGAAAGGGCCATGCCGAGTAGTGCCAGGTACATAACCTTCGAGCGCATCAAATCTCCTCCTTGGGCTCCGGGGGCTCCGGGGAATCCGTAACTCGAAAAAAAGCGGCCTCTTGCCGAACGATCAACGAGCCGTGTCGAGTCGGGCGAACGGCCCTTTTCGCGGCGCACAGAATAACCAAGCGTAAAATTTCACAAAGGGGAAGTCAATAAAAAAAACAACAAAAGCGGTTTGTCGACAGCCCCGCATGTCGGCCTGATGCGGCCGGTTGGGAATCATTCAAGCGGCGGGTCGGCCTCGACATTGTCCAGGGCGTCCATGAGCACGATGGACAGGCGGATGAAATCCGATTCGGTCAGGATGCCCACCAGCTTTTTGCCGTCGAGTACGGGCAGGCAGCCGTATTTGTGGGTCAAAAGCAGATGGGCGGCGTCGCGCAGGGGGGCGTCCGGGGCGGTGTGTTTGACGTCGGCGCGCATGATTTCCGCGATGGGAATGCCTGCATAGATTTCGTCCTGGGTGGCGTCGTCGATGTCGGCAAGCCTGGACACGGTCGCCGACAGCATGTCCCGGTGGGTCACAAGCCCCACGAACAGACCATCCTTGTCCATGATGGGGACATGGCGGATGCGGGCCATATCCATGACCTGGCGTGCTGCAAGCAGGGTGTCGGCGGCGGTCAGGGCCACGAGCCTGTCGGTCATGATGTCCCGGACGGTGAGCATGGCGATCTCCTTTTCTAGACCGTCGATACTTCTCACCGGCGGCGCGTGTCTGTCAAGGCTGCCTGATCGCGCGTGTCCGCCCGGTCGGGCGGCGTGTTGACTTGCCGGGGGAATTCTGGTTTGCACCAGCAAAAATCGGATCAATTCGGTTCGATGCGCGGAGCACGGGGAGGCGGACGGTGCGAATCGATTTGCGGCGGAACAGGGATCGCATGGTCCGGGAACAGATCGAGGCCCGGGGGATTCACGACCCGGCGGTGGTGCGAGCCATGCGGGCCGTTCCCCGGCATCTTTTCGTGGAAGAGGCGCTCATTCCCCAGGCCTACGAGGATCATCCCCTGCCCCTGGGGCACGGCCAGACCATCTCCCAGCCCTATGTGGTGGCCTGGATGACCGCCTTGTGCGACATCGCGCCGGACATGAAGGTGCTGGAGATCGGTACGGGGTCGGGATACCAGGCGGCGGTCCTGGCGGAAATGGGCGCCCGGGTATACACGGTGGAACGGGTGGCGGCGCTCCAGGAGGCGGCCAAGACCAGACTTGCGGCCCTGCGCTATTCCCAGGTCCGCTTCAAGCTCGATGACGGCACCCTGGGCTGGCCCGACGAGGCCCCCTTCGACCGCATCCTGGTCACGGCGGCGGGGCCGATTGTGCCCGAGCCGCTCGTCGCCCAGTTGGCGGACCCGGGGAAGATGCTCATTCCCGTGGGGCCGTCCAAACGCGGCCAGACGCTTCTTTTGGTGGAGAAACAAAACGGCCGGACCGTCTCCCGGGACATGGGAGGGGTGATGTTTGTGGACCTGGTCGGCAGGCACGGCTGGTAACCCGCGTATCATGGCGCATATTCGATAACATAAGAAGGTGGAAGGTTTCATGCCCGAGAAAAACGAATCGTCCTGTTCCTCCTGCTCCTCGGCCTCGGGGGCGGAGGGTTCCTGCGGAAGCCGTGGCGATGCTGCGGAAGCCATGCGCGACGTGCTCATCACCTCCACCCTGGAGAAGATTCGCTACAAGATTTTCGTCATGAGCGGCAAGGGCGGCGTGGGCAAGAGCTCCGTAGCCGTGAACATGGCCTGCGCCCTGGCCCTGCGCGGTTTCAAAGTAGGCATCATGGATGTGGACATCCATGGCCCGAGCGTGCCGCGCATGCTGGGGCTCACGGGCAACCTGGAGGTGGAGCGGGGCTGCGTGGTTCCCAAGAAGTTCGGGGACAATCTGTTCGTGGTCTCCATGGAATCCCTGCTCCAGGATCCGGACCAGGCCGTCTTGTGGCGCGGCCCCATGAAGACCACGGCCATCCGGCAGTTCATCGCCGACGTGGAGTGGGGGGATCTGGATTTCTTGGTGATCGATTCGCCTCCGGGCACGGGCGATGAGCACATGACCGTGCTCAAAATTATCCCCGACGCCCTGTGCGTGGTGGTCACCACGCCCCAGGAGGTCTCCCTGGCCGATGTGCGCAAGGCCGTGAATTTTTTGCAATACGCCCAGGCCAACATCCTTGGCGTGGTGGAAAACATGAGCGGGCTGGTGTGCCCGCATTGCCGCCAGGAAATCGAACTGTTCAAAAAGGGCGGCGGACGGCTTCTGGCCGAGAAATACGGCATCCCCTTTTTGGGGGCCGTGCCGCTTGATCCGGTGACGGTGGTGGCCGGGGACATGGGAAAGCCCGTGGTCATGCTTGAGGAGGATTCCCCTGTGAAGCAGGCGTTTACGGCCTTGGCCGACGCCGTGGCCGAGGCCGCCCAGTCCAGCCTTGAGGCCCATGTGAGCATGCGCCCCTAAGACGCCGTACCTGTTGCCGGCCCGGCCAGTCGGCCACCGCGTGTGGCGGACGGCGGGAACCTCCGGCTGATATATGTGACGCCACTACCGCAGAAGGGATTTCCGATGATGCTCAATACGGCCAACACCCTGACCATGGCGCGCATCGGCGTGGTGCCGGTTTTGGTGGTCATGCTTTCGTATCCGGGAAAGATCATGTGCCTGGCGGCCACGCTGGTGTTCATCGCGGCGGCCATCACCGATGTCTTTGACGGATACATCGCCCGGCGGTTCAATCTGGTCACCTCCCTGGGGAAATTCCTGGACCCCCTGGCCGACAAACTCCTGGTGGGTTCCACGCTCATCATGCTGGCCGGGCAGGGGTTCATCCCGTCCTGGGTGGCCGTGGTCATCATCTGCCGGGAGATTGCGGTCACGGGGCTGCGCGCCGTGGCGGCGGACATGGGGGTGGTCATCGCCGCCGACGCCTTCGGCAAGCTCAAGACCGTGACCCAGGCCGTGGCCCTGTGCCCGCTGATCCTGCACTTTCCCTGGTACGGCCTGGACCCGCAACCCTTCGGAACGGCCTTTTTATATGTTGCCCTTGTCTTGACCGTGGGTTCGGGTATAAACTATTTTTCAAATTTTTACGGTGTCGTGACCAACGGGTCCAAATGACGTTGCGATACGGGATTGCGCGAACATCCGGGCCGGAGAATCACATTGCTTTCCGCCCGTCGGCAAGGTATGAAAAAAAGGAATAAAACGTGCCTGGCGCGGCGAAACGCCGCCGTCGGCCTTAAAAAACGGCGTGACGTGCCCATGGAAGGCCATAAGACCCAAAACCTGTCGGCGCGCATTTCCAATTGCCTGCAGACCATTTTGGAGTTGGAACCTGATCTGGAGCGTCTGCGGCTTGGGCATGTGCTGATCAGGGAGTTCCAGATTCTCAAGACGTTTCTGGCCCGCATGGACCGGATCGACATTGAGGAAAGCGATGTCGCGCGGATTGAGACGGCCACGGAAAGTTTTTTGCGCGAGTTGAAGACCCCGCTTGCGCTTGTGGAACTTGAACGGATCAGGAAATATATCGTGCACTAATGCTCTGGCGAAGAATACTCCTTTCGGCGCTCGTCGTATTCAACCTGTTTTTGCTCTACAATCTGGTGTGGAGCGAGAACGGCATCTTCGCCTATCTCGACCTGAAATCCCACCACGCCCTGCTCGTCAAGAAGCTGGAAACCGTCGAGGAGAAGTCTCTGGATTTGAGCCAGGAGATTCGTTGGCTCAAGTCCGACCGGACCTTCACGGAAAAAATGGCCAGGTCGCGGATGAATTATCTCAAGGACAACGAGATCCTCTACCAGTTCCCCAAGGACGCGGCGGGGAACACGGAGGGACCGTCACCCAATGATCGAAAAAATTGACCTGTATCGGGAAGTGCTGGCCATCGAGCCCAACTCCAAGGCGTTTTTTCCCTTGGCCCGGGCCTTGGCCGAGTCGGGTCGTCCGGACGAGGCCATGGCCATCCTGGAAACAGGGATCGGTTTTCATCCCGACCATCTGGAGGCCAAGTTCCTCCTTGTCGAACTCTATGCCGCAAGCGACCGGGAAGAGGATGCCGTCCGGGTCTTTTCCGGCGTCCAGGACAGCCTGGTCCGCTATCCCGCCGTATGGCGCCTGTGGGCGCGCCACGCCGCGTTTTCCTCCCGCGATCCGATTGTGGCCTTGTCCTTTTTGGCCCAGTTTTTCCGCGATCCGGGACTGACCTTCGCCGGGGTGCTGGAAAAGGGGTTGGAGGCCATGGCCGCCTCCCCCCTGGCCGCGCCCTCTCCGGCACAGCCTGTTGTGGAGGCGGCGACCCCGGAAACCGGGTCGGTTGCGTCTTCCGAAGCGGCGGAGATCCTGGAGGGAGGAACGCCAGCCCCTGTCGCGGAGCCGGAAACGGCCCCGACACCGCCGTCGGCCATGGCCGCCGGTCCTGCAAATGCCTGCGAACCTACGGCGGAGGCTCCTGCCCCGGCCGCAGCCGGACTTCCCGAAGAGGCCGTCCCTGACGAGGAAGCGGAGATGTCCATGCCCCTGCGCGGCGCGCAGGAGGTGCTGGAGCTGGCCGGGGCGCTCGGCATGGCCGAGGAGGACGAGGCGCCCGCAAAAGAGGCTGCGTCCCTGGCCGCCGACATGCCCGACGCAGTACCCGCCGTCGCCCAGGTCCGCACCGTTCACATTCCGGACATGGGCATCCGAACCCGGACCATGGCCTCGCTTCTGGCCGCCCAGGGGGATGCCCAGGGCGCATTGGATATCTATCGCGAATTGCGTGCCCATCTGCCGTCCGGTCCCGAACGGGCCGAGGTCGAGGCCAGGATCGCCGAGTTGTCCCCTCCAGGGCTGGCGGCGTTTACGCAAAAAACCGTCCATGAGCCGCAACCCGTGGCTGCTCCCGTGAAACCCAAGGGGAAGGCCAAGCTCATGGGCCTGCTGGATGCCTTGGCGGGACGCCTTGAGGCCCGTTCCGAGGCCTGATACAATAATCCAACCCTGCCCGTGCGATGCGGTTGTCGCGCCGATGCGCGGCGTTGCTGCGGCGCCGGGGGGAAACCGTCGGGCGGCGGGGAGGAGACGGCCGTTGACCTCCTTTTCGCTTTGGGATGTAATGATATTTCGCCGGGCGTCACGCCTTTTACGCCCGGCGGGAACGGCGAAACAAGCGACAACCACTTCGGATTCCAAGCGCGGACGCGCCGGGGAGATATTCCCCAGGCCGCAACGTCTGCCGGAACTCCCGCAAAAGGACAACACGTTGAAACGCACGACAGTACTTCTCGCGGTCGCGGCCCTTTGCCTTGGCCTTGCGTCCGGATGCTCCACCGCTCGCAACACCTGGAAGGACACCAAAAAATTGTACAAGGAGTATGTCGATACCGACCCCACCGTCGATTTGACCGATGAGGGCATCACGGATCCGGCCTTGCAAAAGCTGGCGCGGTTGTTTGGCCCCGTGGACCAACGCCTGGAAATGTTCATCAGGGTGTACTACACTCAGGACAATCCCCCCGAGGCCGAGTGGTGCGAGCAGCTTTTGCGCGACTTTCCCTGGCTTTCCGGGGTAGCCGTGGTGAACAAGGACGGCTCCATCCGCATGCAGCAGCCCCTTATCGCCATGCGCCCGCTCGAATTCGGCCCGATCCTGGACAACGAGAACCGCTATGCGAAGCGCGGTTTGGCCGCCACGGCCAGCGTGGACGATATGGGGCCGATCATCTATGTCGGCGCGCCCTTTTTCGAAAACAACGAATTCGCCGGGGCCATCGTGTCCTGGTTTGAGCCGCGAAACATCGTGGAGGCCTCACCCGCCCCGGATGAGCTGATCATGCTCCAGCCCGAGGCCGTCTTGTGGCCCACTGCGGCGTCCGGAGAGGGGGCAGGACAGGGATTTTTGTCCGCCAACTGGGCGGAGGTTCTCAAAACCGAGGTTCAGGGAGAGATCCAGGCCGGCGGCGGCCGCTATGTCTGGCAGTCGCGCTACATCGGGCAACTGCCCATCCTGTACCTGACCCAGGCCCCCGCAGGCAACGAGGTCAAGGCGGACAAGGCGGCCGCCGCCGAAGTCGGCCAGGCCGCCGAGGCGTCCATCACGGAAGCGCCCCCGGCGGACGCCGGTGTCGGGCAGGAGCTGCCGCCTGAGACGGTAACGCCGCCGCCATCATTCTAAGGGATCCACCGGGAATCGGTCCAACGCCAGACAAGCGCCACGCGGCCATGGCCGCAACGGAGAAGCGACATGCCCCAGATCACCGTCACCGAACACCTGCTGCTGCATCAGAAGGAATCGCCCATGGCCACAGGGCGGTTTACCCGGCTTCTCAATGAACTCATCCTGGCGGCCAAGATCATTTCCCGGGAGGTGCGCAAGGCCGGGCTGGTGGATGTCCTGGGGTTCACCGGCGAGGTCAACGTGCAGGGCGAGCAGGTGCAAAAACTCGACGAATACGCCAACAAGGTGCTCATCCACCGCATGCAGCGGGCGGGGGTGTTGTGCGCCATCGCCTCCGAGGAGAACGCCGACCTCATCCTGATCCCCGACACCTTCCCCAAGGGTGAATACTTTCTCATTTTCGACCCCCTGGACGGTTCCTCCAACATCGACGCCAACGTCAACGTGGGCACCATCTTCTCCATCTACCGGGCCAAGGATTCCGGCAACGGGGAGCGTCTGAGCGATCTGCTCCAGAAGGGCTCCGAGCAGGTGGCGGCAGGCTATTTCCTCTACGGCACCTCGACCATGATGGTCTACACCACGGGCTCCGGGGTGCACGGATTCACCATGGACCCAAGCGTCGGGGAGTTTTTGCTTTCCCATCCCGACATCCGCATCCCCGAGACCGGCCGGGTTTATTCGGTCAACGAGGCCTATTGGCACTACTGGGACGACGCCACCCGCGAGGCCGTGGCCTATTTCAAGAGCCCGGACAACACCCGGGGAAAGCCCTACAGCCTGCGCTACATCGGCTCCCTGGTGGCGGACTTCCATCGCAACCTGCTATACGGGGGCATCTTCCTGTATCCCGCCGACGTTCGCGATCCCAAAAAACCCGCCGGAAAGCTACGCCTTTTGTGCGAGGCCTCGCCCCTGGCGTTTGTCTGCCAGCAGGCGGGCGGCGCGGCCACGGACGGGATGGGCGACATTCTGGACATCGAGCCCCAGGAACTGCACCAGCGGGTGCCGCTTTTTATCGGCAGCAAAAACGATGTGGCCAAGGTGTCCGAGATTTACGCCAAACATCGCGCATGATCGTCCTGGGCATCGAGACCTCCTGCGACGACACCAGCGTAGCCCTGGTCGCCGAGGATGGTCCCCTTCTGGAGAAGACCGCCCTGCAGGAGGACGTGCATTCCCTGTTCGGCGGGGTGGTGCCGGAATTGGCCTCCCGGGAGCATCAACGGCTTCTGGGGCCCCTGTGCCGGGCGCTTTTTTCCCAGTCGGGCGTGTCCCCTGGCGAACTGGGGGCGGTGGCCGTGGCCCGGGGACCGGGGCTTTTGGGCAGCCTGTTGGTGGGGCTGGGGCTGGCCAAGGGCCTGTGCCTGGCCACGGGCGCGCCCCTGATCGGGGTCAATCACCTGCACGCCCACCTTCTGGCCGCCGGGATCGGACAAGACATCGCCTATCCGGCCCTGGGCCTTCTGGTTTCAGGTGGCCACACCCAGATCTGGCGCATGGCCTCGGATCTCGATTTCACCCTGCTGGGCCGCACCCTGGACGACGCAGCGGGCGAGGCCTTCGACAAGACCGCCAAGATGCTCAACCTGCCTTATCCCGGCGGCCGGTACATCGACCTTTTGGGTCAGGGCGTTTCACCCGACCACAGCCTGTATCCCCGTCCCCATCTCGATGACCCCGGGCTGGATTTCAGCTTCAGCGGCTTGAAAACCGCCGTGGCCGAGCATGTGCGAAAAAGGCCAGGCCTGCGGATGGCCGACATGCCAGCCCCCGGCGATCCCTTCGACCCCGGTCTGGCCGATCCCGAAACCCGGGTGGCCTGCGCCTCCCTCAACTGGGCCGTGGCCGACACCCTGCGCATCAAGCTGACCCGGGCCGCCCGGCTGCATGGGCCGTTCGCCTCACTGGTGGTCGCCGGAGGGGTGGCCGCCAATTCCCGCGTACGGAGCATGGCCGCCGATCTGGCCGACCGCCTGCGATTGGCGTTGCGTCTGCCGCCCCTGGCCCTGTGTTCCGACAATGGCGTCATGATCGCCCATATGGGCCGAAAATTGGCCCTGGCCGGATTCAGGCATGGACTGGATGTGGATGCGATTGCTCGTGGGAAAAAAATCCCATGGGATTACAAGATATTGTCGTAATATCTCGGAAAGGGCGGAGCCTGGTGGGTTGACAGGGATATGCCGCGCCCCTACCTCAAGACGATGCGAGCGGCCGGAGGATTCCCATTTCCTCTTGCCATCACAGGGATTTGTACGTAATATTTCCTTTATTTTGAGTTAAAAAGCATTCCGAGGCCGCCTGTTTTCCGCACGGCTTCGGGAAAAAGGAGAGAGACGATGGCCATACAACTCAGTGACGGCGCATTCGAGGCCGAGGTGTTGCAGTGCGACCTGCCGGTTCTGGTGGATTTCTGGGCGCCCTGGTGTGGCCCGTGCCGCGCCATGGGGCCGGTCATCGACGAGCTGACCAACGAATACGCCGGACAGGTCAAGGTGGCCAAAATGAACGTGGATGAGAACCCCAGCACGCCGAGCAAGTACGGCATCCGGGCCATCCCCACCCTGATCCTGTTCAAGGGCGGCGAGGTGGTGGAGCAGATCACCGGCGCCGTGTCCAAAAGCAGCATCAAGGAAATGCTCAGCCAAAAGGCCTTGTAATCCATGAAGCGTTTTGACGCCGTGGTCATTGGGGGCGGTCCCGCCGGAATGACGGCCGCCCTTTATCTTTTGCGGTCCCAGGCCTCGGTCGCTGTCGTGGAGAAGCTGTCTCCCGGCGGGCAGATGCTCATGACGCATATGATCGAGAACTACCCCGGCTTTCCCGACGGCATTGAAGGATGGAAGCTGGCCGACGCCATGGCCGCCCATGTGGACAAGTATCCCCACGTAAAGATTGCCGACGAGGTCATGGCCATGGAGCCGGTTCCCGGCGGACACCGCATCCGGGTCGGCGGGGAATGGATCGAGGCCTCCGTGGTGGTTTTGTGCGTCGGGGCCCGCTACAAGCGGGTGGGCATCCCGGGGGAGAAGGAACTTTTAGGCAAGGGCGTTTCCTATTGCGCCCTGTGCGACGGGAATTTCTTCCGCAATCAGGTGGTGGCGGTCATCGGCGGGGGAAATGCCGCCCTGGAAGAATCCCTGTACCTGAGCCGCCTGGTCAAAAAGCTCTACCTCATCCATCGCCGCGACGATTTCCGGGGGCAGAAATGCTTCCAGGACAAGTGCGAGGTGACTCCGGTCATCGAGATCCTGCGTTCGAGCGTGGTCACGGAAATCCAGGGAACGGACAAGGTCACCGGCATTCTGGTGGAAAACAAAAAGACCGGCCATGCGAGCGCCATTCCCGTGGACGGAGTGTTCGTCTTCGTGGGGTTCGAGCCCCAGGGCGATTTTTACCCGGCCGGGCTCGAACGCGACCCGGCGGGCTTCGTGGTCACCGACGCCTGCATGCGCACCAACATCCCGGGCCTGTACGCCGCTGGCGACATCCGTTCCAAAGAGTGCCGCCAGGTGGCCACCGCCGTGGGCGAGGGCGCTGCTGCGGCCCACGCCGCCCTGGCCTATCTGGAATCCCTCGGCCGCTCCTAAGCGTGGGGCAGGACGTCTCTTTTTTTTCGCATGGCGCGGATCGTGCCATGGCCACGGACGGCAGCAGGATTGCGCGTCCGTCGCTTTTTTTCGCAAGCCCGTCGCGGTGCTACGAATCGGATTCCCACGCCCGCGAATGGTCGCCCGAACCAAAAAAACCGCTGGATGGATTCGCCCGTTATGCAGCCGGAGGCGCGTTTTTCCAGGTTTTTTTTCCATTGTGCCCGTGATGGCGGTCTGCTATAACGCCCACCTGCATGCCGGAGACGTTCCGGCATGACGCCATGAAAAACTGGGAATGCCCGCCGTGTGGCGGATGATCGTGCGATGCATCCATCCCGATTGTGCAGCGTTTCGACCGCAAACTGTTTTCCCCGGAACATGATATGAAAAAAAACGTGTTGCGACTGTTGACTCCGTGCG
Above is a genomic segment from Desulfolutivibrio sulfodismutans DSM 3696 containing:
- a CDS encoding peptidylprolyl isomerase, yielding MNTKRKGLMRLALGVLAAWLVVGATLGWTSPARAQGSKPVVRLETSKGNIVIEVDTEKAPVTAENFLTYVKEGFYDGLVFHRVINGFMIQGGGMDESMKEKKTHDPIKNEADNGLKNDAYTLAMARTSDPDSATAQFFINVSDNDFLNHKGKTPQGWGYAVFGKVVEGQDVVDAIKKVPTMTKGFHENVPVMPVKIIKAVVVEK
- a CDS encoding cysteine hydrolase family protein → MKKETLLFIDIQNDYFPGGAFELDGAEAAGRNARLLLDRFREAGRPVVHIRHESLQPGSTFFLPGTPGADIHPLVAPLPGEPVILKHFPNSFRETGLQMELDRLGTRRLAVAGMMTLMCVDATVRAAFDLGYELDVVHDACAARALRFGDMDIPAQGVHGAFLAALGLVYARILSTREFLGQDVPRA
- a CDS encoding VOC family protein → MSDAYTTHGAFSWNELMTTDPAKAKAFYAALLGWTLEEAPMGHTHYTLIKVGETPVGGIMGIPPGAPEGMPPNWGAYVTVDDVDAAAQKAAELGGHVCVPPTDIAGVGRFCVIADPQGAVVSLITYSKK
- a CDS encoding cytochrome c3 family protein, whose product is MYLALLGMALSLALAPMAFSENAGFSKFVEAKSTICFPLELTFKRPSGVVATKLPAVTFSHGQHATLACADCHHMWDGKGPVESCNSDGCHDVMDSRQDTMSYFKAYHSKDAAYSCLGCHMKMNQERKEHGKEVLKLSPCSNNICHVAQK
- a CDS encoding CBS domain-containing protein, with the translated sequence MLTVRDIMTDRLVALTAADTLLAARQVMDMARIRHVPIMDKDGLFVGLVTHRDMLSATVSRLADIDDATQDEIYAGIPIAEIMRADVKHTAPDAPLRDAAHLLLTHKYGCLPVLDGKKLVGILTESDFIRLSIVLMDALDNVEADPPLE
- a CDS encoding protein-L-isoaspartate(D-aspartate) O-methyltransferase — encoded protein: MRIDLRRNRDRMVREQIEARGIHDPAVVRAMRAVPRHLFVEEALIPQAYEDHPLPLGHGQTISQPYVVAWMTALCDIAPDMKVLEIGTGSGYQAAVLAEMGARVYTVERVAALQEAAKTRLAALRYSQVRFKLDDGTLGWPDEAPFDRILVTAAGPIVPEPLVAQLADPGKMLIPVGPSKRGQTLLLVEKQNGRTVSRDMGGVMFVDLVGRHGW
- a CDS encoding Mrp/NBP35 family ATP-binding protein yields the protein MPEKNESSCSSCSSASGAEGSCGSRGDAAEAMRDVLITSTLEKIRYKIFVMSGKGGVGKSSVAVNMACALALRGFKVGIMDVDIHGPSVPRMLGLTGNLEVERGCVVPKKFGDNLFVVSMESLLQDPDQAVLWRGPMKTTAIRQFIADVEWGDLDFLVIDSPPGTGDEHMTVLKIIPDALCVVVTTPQEVSLADVRKAVNFLQYAQANILGVVENMSGLVCPHCRQEIELFKKGGGRLLAEKYGIPFLGAVPLDPVTVVAGDMGKPVVMLEEDSPVKQAFTALADAVAEAAQSSLEAHVSMRP
- the pgsA gene encoding CDP-diacylglycerol--glycerol-3-phosphate 3-phosphatidyltransferase; translated protein: MLNTANTLTMARIGVVPVLVVMLSYPGKIMCLAATLVFIAAAITDVFDGYIARRFNLVTSLGKFLDPLADKLLVGSTLIMLAGQGFIPSWVAVVIICREIAVTGLRAVAADMGVVIAADAFGKLKTVTQAVALCPLILHFPWYGLDPQPFGTAFLYVALVLTVGSGINYFSNFYGVVTNGSK
- a CDS encoding FtsB family cell division protein, with protein sequence MLWRRILLSALVVFNLFLLYNLVWSENGIFAYLDLKSHHALLVKKLETVEEKSLDLSQEIRWLKSDRTFTEKMARSRMNYLKDNEILYQFPKDAAGNTEGPSPNDRKN
- a CDS encoding tetratricopeptide repeat protein; protein product: MIEKIDLYREVLAIEPNSKAFFPLARALAESGRPDEAMAILETGIGFHPDHLEAKFLLVELYAASDREEDAVRVFSGVQDSLVRYPAVWRLWARHAAFSSRDPIVALSFLAQFFRDPGLTFAGVLEKGLEAMAASPLAAPSPAQPVVEAATPETGSVASSEAAEILEGGTPAPVAEPETAPTPPSAMAAGPANACEPTAEAPAPAAAGLPEEAVPDEEAEMSMPLRGAQEVLELAGALGMAEEDEAPAKEAASLAADMPDAVPAVAQVRTVHIPDMGIRTRTMASLLAAQGDAQGALDIYRELRAHLPSGPERAEVEARIAELSPPGLAAFTQKTVHEPQPVAAPVKPKGKAKLMGLLDALAGRLEARSEA